From Leptospira congkakensis, one genomic window encodes:
- a CDS encoding ChaN family lipoprotein — MKIFFNRFVLSFLFVFLSIGISAEEFTSSVQIVRTSTAETVSISDIVKESSKYNVIVLGEEHDNQDLHRFYETLFKRISDLEPTSLSLEMLEQDGQNITNEFLNGSITESHFLSSTSHWKSFKTDYLPLVLLAKDKKLNVVAANPPRRYVNLISRKGLAAYREFSDSALTFLPPAYSLEKYLTEDYKQRLIDLFAGGHGAGHGSGNPHLVLGQATWDQGMAESISREFYKTGKKVIHLNGRFHSDRKGGVVHRLREMGLSVLVISGFVKDREESHDFVKIADFVILTNVR; from the coding sequence TTGAAAATCTTCTTTAATCGATTTGTTTTATCGTTTCTTTTTGTATTTTTAAGTATTGGAATCTCTGCTGAGGAATTTACATCGTCCGTACAAATTGTTCGGACATCCACGGCAGAAACGGTTTCGATTTCTGATATTGTCAAAGAATCTTCTAAATACAATGTCATTGTTCTTGGTGAAGAACATGACAATCAGGATCTCCATCGTTTTTATGAAACTTTATTTAAAAGGATTTCGGATCTAGAGCCGACTTCCTTGTCTTTGGAGATGTTGGAACAAGATGGGCAAAATATAACCAACGAATTCTTAAATGGAAGCATCACCGAGTCTCACTTTCTTTCTTCTACTTCCCATTGGAAATCCTTCAAAACCGATTATTTACCGTTAGTTCTACTTGCGAAAGATAAAAAATTGAATGTGGTTGCTGCCAATCCACCAAGACGGTATGTAAATTTAATTTCTAGAAAGGGTTTGGCCGCCTACCGCGAGTTTTCTGATTCGGCACTTACTTTCCTTCCTCCTGCTTATAGTTTAGAAAAATATCTAACAGAAGATTACAAACAGAGGTTAATTGATTTGTTTGCCGGAGGGCACGGCGCAGGTCACGGTTCTGGAAATCCCCATTTGGTTCTCGGCCAAGCAACTTGGGACCAAGGGATGGCGGAATCAATTTCCCGCGAATTTTACAAAACCGGAAAAAAGGTAATCCATCTCAATGGTCGATTTCATTCCGATCGGAAGGGTGGTGTAGTGCATAGACTACGCGAAATGGGGCTTTCTGTGTTAGTCATCTCCGGGTTTGTCAAAGATCGGGAAGAAAGCCACGATTTTGTGAAAATCGCTGATTTTGTAATTTTAACAAACGTCCGATAA